The following is a genomic window from Solanum lycopersicum chromosome 6, SLM_r2.1.
tCATAGTAGGAACTTTaagattttaatatataatgtaaaataaactaatcgtaaaaataataataataaagtaaaatagaatatatatatgtattgctTAGATATGgtgaaataacaaaattagtAATGCAGGTTCATGTTAGTTTTACGGGTATAAGTATTtgatatatgattaaaattgcGCACGTATATATGATAATAGAAATTTGTGtgactataaatcatttcattaagaataaaataaaatattttaaagctaTATTATTacctaatataaaaatattatcattcaTTTTGAAACTGACTAAAAAGTAAAGTAAATCATGTAAATCGAACAGAAACAATTGTAATATAGACATAATAGATGTATAAGTTAGAGTCCGAAACTCAAAGGgtagaaaatattaacaaaaattccaaaacggtatataaaattttatataaaccaaaacggtaaaatcgctgccgACGCAGCGATTTACTTCAActgaaaaagtaaatattttcaattttggtttatataaaattttatataccgttttggaatttttgttaatattttctacCCTTTGAGTTTCGGACTCGTATAAGTTATGTAGTTATAAGTTACTCCATCTTCTATTCCACGTGAATGAATAAACCAATTCCTCATGACTTCTTGAACATATATCAGCAATGCagatttttaaattacaaaataaacatGGATATTGAATTAATACATAAACAAGTTTCTTCTTTATGAACTATGAAATTCTCTCATAACTTGTACATAAATTAAttgcacaatttttttaattacaaatcAAACAcgatattcattttattttacatatatataaatgatttattaattttaatatctaaATAACTTATCTCCAAAATATTGGGGTTGAACCCTTCAACTTCGTGGAAATCCTTTGTCTTATACCTCTCAATTGTAGTAAATATGATATGTGTAGTTTCGTTGACGACAGTCAAGTCCTTCACATGGACTTAGTCATGtgcatttaatttaatttgagaGTAAACTATACTAAACTTTTGTAATATCCATtactaaaaaaaacatgaaactCATAATAGAATATGTTAGTAATTCAGGGTTAATTTCAAGTTAAATAATTTCTaggaagatgaaattttttttatagttcacCACTAATTCATAACTAAATAGTATTAACatgaaatatttgttattttgatcCATAGTTTGGTTTGACAGTACTATGAATAATTTCGAATGCAAGCAATATTAAATATCTATCAAAAACAAATTGACTTTAATTATCAACTTGGTGAGCATAGAATACAACCTTTTAGTCATAATTTTGTAAATGATTTTGTTGGTGTAGTTGTTTAAGCTGAAATTAAACAACTATCAAGAATATAACATACAACCTCAAATAAGTTTTGCAATTTTCTTAATCACGAAATGTAACCTTCAATTTATGTTAAGATACGTCaacactttttatatatatttactaaatCAAATTTCAACCTATATATtccatataatttttcaaacaaagaaatttcactcaaccccccccccccccacccacgACATAAATAGCTCCACCCCTGTCAAAATGTAATATACTATAAACTAAGTTAAAAGAAGTTCCATGGCTAGAAAAGTATCCTTCCACCAACTACCTTTTGTCcgcaaaataaataagaaaagatGGATGTTCACTTCGTtgcacaataaatatttcatcgcAGACAGGGGCGAATCTATGTTGGATCAATGAAtctatttcacaaaaaaaattacaacagcatatataagtatatttgatttatcttcaaaaaaatacaaatattttataacatactTAGTTTTTTCATTAATTCGCGATGAAACAATCCAATAATTCTAATCGTGACACTATCAATATTGATTTATTGGACATAAcaaattgtttttcttattttcaaattactAATTTCACTTATTATGGGCACTTATATGTAGTTTTACATAGTTGGtccacaaattttaaataataatgataaaaaacaaattaaaactaatattttcttGCGAGTATCGTATTTTAACTACAAGTTGTTATACCCTTTCTCTATTTGAACTATATCATTTGTATATTATTACATACCTCGAAGCTAATTAGTCCAActatcaattatttctttttccaacCAAAACTATCATCATCTAGCCTTCAGGTGTGTTTTAATACGCACCAAGATGGTGATAGTTTGAATAGGGAAGGGAAACAATTGATAGTTGAAAAGCAAAATTCGCTATTAGTGATAACTCAATTATGATTTTGATCATTATTTCTAACCTAATCTATAGTAAACGTCAAGGAAATATGGAGATATCTTTCGCCATAACTTGTCAATGTGAAAAGcaatattgatgatttttcaatgCTTAGCCCATTTAACTGCTTCATTGTTCAAGATTCCTTTGGCTAAAAGCTTCATTAGAATGCAGCGGAAGTCTTCTAGAAAATATTACACATTAGGGGTAATTAAAAACATTGAAAGCTTGATGTTTGTGATTTACATGTATAAATCTAATTAACAATAAAGAAATGGGTCGAGGAATCATATAGTAATTCTGTTGGTTGAATATATGAATTTTCATCTTGTTTGTGAGGATTTGATTTCTCACCTTATAATCTCCTCCCTATTGATAAGGTTGAAAATCAAACTCGCGTTTGTAATTAATTGTCATGCACATTGGATCATGATTTTTGAAACAATGAACGTTACAAACGCAGTTTCGAATTTCAACCTTATCATGAGTACTCTCATTTGATTCACTGAAAGTGCACAGTGAATTATATACTATGATCTTATTATTTAGTTGATTTATAAACAAGGTCCACATAATGAACTATTTATAGAGGAAAGATATAGCATAAAATCAATGGTGTGTGATGGAGAATCCTTTTCGACCCGTGACATCAaggaaatattttcattaaaaaaattacactatatatattattatcacaaTGTTTTAATCATGtatgattattaaattttttaaatacctTGATTCATGAGATATATACGAAAAGTCCTAAAAAGAGAACAATACATACGATAAAAACAAAACTGATATGTACTAATATTGGTCCACTAGTCTCACCAAGTAAGAAAACAAATCAAATATAGAGAAGAATACACTAATCAACAATAATTACaaaattctttttgattatttcattttagtGGTCTCAATCaacaataatttttcaaaaaaaattctttgtttcatttttaGTGGTTCTATTTTGTGGAATATGGTTTAAACATGTAAGTATCTAACCAGacaattctaaaatttaaaaggaTAACAAACTCATAAGCTTTACCTGTAGTCATTATGTTTGcaactaaaaatttatatatacattcttaatacaaatataaaatctaGAAAAAGTTATTATATTCATCTGAACATCTTATATCACAATCAGTTAAATGGGTCATATGCTAGCTcgatcaaaaaaattattatgagatAGAATCAATGATCACAAATTTGCAACTAGAGAACAGACATATTGTAAGTATTTAGGTAACTCATAATACTATTTATATTTCAACCACGCAGGAATAGCTaggtaaattttaatatatagtgAATATATCAAGATTGAATCATTATATTTCAGTGGAATTTCTATAATATAAAGAATATAAGTAtttgatttttcctttataatatatgaataagtttgcatataaactattttttaaaatctcacttataaaattatattgaatatattattgtaattgttatcgatatttgattttatgatacaaagaaaattttataaccAAGTCATATTACAAGAGTGtttaatgtaatttatttttaagagtaATAGCTGATAGTTTGAAGAGTGAAATTCgcctaaaattaataattcaaatgtgATTTTGACCATCATCTAAATAGTAACATTAAGGCctcatttattttcattaagattaagagatctgaatattaagatgtggtctTTAAATATGAagactaaataattaatattgtttgTATTCAATATCTCAATGTGCATGTgaaattaacattaaattaataaaaaatatcataaaaattttatttcaacaaaatatatcgcttttgataaaagaaaagttattaaaagttttaataatcatgatttggaagtataattttttttcattcaaaaaccttgataaacgcaaataaacaaacattgttcttgacaaagtcaatacaagaaaattattaataaaaataaaaacttgaaAGAATTTATGAAAACTGTGAAATAAGGTCTTaagcctaactcacaccccaaaagctagctcaaagagaAAAGGATTGCCCAAACCTTATAAGGAGTTCacccatgaacttattttataagtaattttctacctcttttcgacctacgtggcactagctggaaaaaaaatcaaacagcgttgggcccacaagatagtgtcacgtatgccgaaaaggatagaaaattattaataaaataagttaggaCCTTAGTAtggtataaatgtgtctctgagatttcggacatagattgaggggtacttgtgcattatccctattttAAAAGGTTTCTTCACGTGGAATATGAAATTCATCAATTGAGTTTACACatgaaaatttataagtttattaTCAATCTCTGAATCTAGGCATGAATGCTACCAATAAGTATTATCTCGtgaatattttcttcatttaaatTATCATGTGTATTGCTCGTAATAATAACAAGTTTAAGAGTATACGTGTATTTACTAGACTAGAGAATTTATTTTAGATAGTCAACATAAAATGTGTTaggttattaatattttaatattaatatttaaaatattaaattgctttattttggagttataagaatgaacattggaatggatgacttctacatcatccattagcattggttgtccatcactttatttcattcttaataccTCCATTACtttttgtaacctatgtaacatatgtaactcctattgtaacatatgtaacctatgtaactcctattgtaacctatgtaactcctattataacctatgtaacctatgaaactcctaaggccattatcttcactatttattacctccattatcttcctatttattGCTAGGATGACTttttgtagtataaatagtggtggtcttcatttggtttggcacacacaattcataagaaaaaacaaagagtgaaagagttagtctaaaagagagttcttataaGTTGAaaggaggtgttcttttttgtggagctttgaactcaactcttgtccagagttgttgagttatactttgtgaaggctattgtatcctggaggggacaagtcaaagaggactactgctggaccggtgaaaacatttgctgcagtgggcttgaatctccttaaagagagcgagatatccgcgcctcagcctgaagagattactttcttcattttattttcaattgtaatcgtgcaattttattatcttgtaagttttttcactaacaaaatGTATATCTCAATTTAGTTcattcaatatataaataatataacgTGCTTACACAAGAAATTGAAACTATGTAGTATCATAATCTCGATAAGTTACATTTAATTTGTTGCTATAATCATATCGACAACTAGTTCATTTCATCTTTAATactgaataaaaatttaatagttaTTAGAATCAATGATTTAATCTTTCATGCATAAGTTAAAACCTATTTTACCAAatcatacattatacaaatAAAGAATACACAGATGTGTATAAGACCTAATTAAgactttattaaattaataaacaattctttcaaaaaaatttatatatatacatatatatatatatatatatatatatatatatatcccagTGATTTTCCACTTgaacttttaattattataattactaaaatatatattatatataaatgattGATTAATAACATACATCCCTAACACTTTGCAACTTCAATTTTAGAATTAAAGAGTTACAAATAGGAAACAAActcataacataaaaatgtaGGCATAGAACAGTCATTGCCATGACGCATTTATTTGAGagctttattataaaaattgtaACTGTTTAGTTTATTACTATTACCTTCAAAAGTCCTGACTAAATTATTAACTTcgaatcaaatcaaaatatatatatatatatatatataaattgaaataaaaaagattttatttatagaaaagtaaattttttcatctaaataaactaaaaaaatatatttaaataaacaatatattatcaattattatttaaaaatttaggcctcccatttatttttaacaagtaTCGAAATTTTTGAGCCGCCCTACGTCAAATTAATGGACAATAAAATGAGCTGTAAAATCCATaaatagatattatttttagggGAAAAAAAGGAATGGCTTAAAATTGATAAACCCTACCATGAAAAATCTTCAACCTTGGATTATCAGTTGTCTAAGAAACAGAAAAACAAAGAACATGCAGATATATTACATCAgacattttatataaaataaatgccTCTAAAAGggaaaggaaaaaaatctaaaagaaaagaaaaagttaattgAAAATGCCTTAAAATCATTATGAGCATATGGAATTTGGGACCCAAACCCAACTAATTTAATCAAAAGATGTGGCTTAGAGTTGCCTGGCCCCattaaaaatatctattttgttTTGTACGGATAAATTGCTACTAATAAAAAGTCTAGTTAGGTATTTGTTTGCGTACACTCTGTTCTCTTCATTCATTGTATAGAAGAGAATGTtatctatcaaaaataaaaattattcatgTGACTCAAAGTCAAGACTTCTGATGAAGCATAGATATCCGTTTCATCACATCCTTCGATTTTGTTGTTATTTGCTTATCCAAATTAATTCGGGATTGAAGTGCAGtttttaacattttcataatccagataatagagaaaaataagttaaaaaagttGAAGTTTTTGCTGGCCACTTCTCATTGGCTTTGGGGGGTttggaaaagggaaaaaaagaagcagcaaagATATTATCTTTCTACTTTTTGTAGATTCCTTAGAAGATGAAAACTATAATCTGCATGTATTGACTATCACTGCGTCAGAATCATTTACAAAATTCTGTAAGCACCAAAAATGAAACAAAGAGTAAACAGTTCATGTTGTTCTACAGAATAGAGAACAAGTGTTTCTGTTGATTTAGTGTTAGATTCTTTAAGTCCTTGTAAAGAATTATCATTAAGAAAAAGAGGTACTAAAAGGAAGTGGCTCTCCAAACTAACTTTgacattaatttaaaatatgttacaACAACTGTTGGATGAGGATCTAAACAACTGTCTTCCTCACTCTAGTGTTAGCTGTAAAAAGGTATGTACATTAGAAAACACACAAAAGTAAAAACCAAGCCAGCCACTTGCTCTTATTGTTACCAAGAAAACTATAAACAATAGGTTTCTACAATAGCTTCCCATGTCATTCCCCAGTTTCATTGGATCACTTGAGAGATATTAGCCTGGCAGCTCTGTAAGTGATCTGCGCACTGTAAATGTCCCCATCAGGCAGGAAATCCATGAAGTTTCCCGCTGGAGTTCAATGGGAGAAAAAAGCATTATCTTAGCTTTGTTACTTTTTGGTTGCTAGGCCCCAAAAAGCCCTCATCAGACAACAGTCATACTTAATTTCAAGTGAAGACCATCCTTCGCAGATTCATAGGATCATCTTTAGGCACCTTGTTGGAAGGTGATAGATCTAGATAAGGCTGCAGGGTTAGTATGCAATACTGGAAATGTATTGGCTTTGTTGTGCTTGTCATTGCTTTTTGGTTGCAAGGCCTTGAAAAACTCTCCCCTGTTAGTAGAATCATATTTAATCCCAAGTGTTGACCATATAGAACTCTTAGCAGCTTCATCAGGATCATCAATCCGCAATGTTTTTGGGACCAAAATAGACCCCTCTGAATACTTTTGTTCTGATTGTTCTTTGCCCCCAGGATTGCTTGGCTTAAGCAAATCCCCCTCTCTTGAATGTTTCCCTAAAGAAGAAGTAGGATCAGAACCTGATGTTTTCTCGTTTGCAGCTCGCAGAGGTGGACTCAACCAAGGATTACTCCAAGGAGGCACACTGCAATTCCAATAAGGTGTAGGGAAGAATGGCATAGGGAAGGGAATGGGGCAAATAGCCGACACAGGAACTGCAGCATTCCATGGAAAAGGCCAAGGTACTCCATGGAGGCACGGAACAGGAGACGGGATGCCATTTATACTATGCATAACAGCCTTGTGGGGCTCTCCTTTACCTTCTTCCACCATCATATTTGGAGTCGGGATGTTAATCCCTCTACAGCACTCATCCCCAGAATCTCCACCTTTGCAAGAAGAATTCTTGACTTCTGATTTATGAGAACCGTTTTGAATACCAGTTGATACCCTTTTCTCTGCTTGATTTAATGCAGAAGCCATAGGTTCACACAGGGGTAAGTCGGGACCAAACGATAGAATAGTGCCATTTGGTTTGAATAAtggatgatgaattaacccatttgGAGATTC
Proteins encoded in this region:
- the Dof22 gene encoding Dof zinc finger protein 22, which produces MTCDSEIKLFGKILPVVVSGVGRGLSGSDGVIYDGNRNGSDLDRCLEGSKASSVEKDEGSEYEKQEAEKDNITGELSEAKSEEGDQNQMIEESENPKTPSESESSPKSSTEEDPQAVKSSKTENEPTNVTNSEQNNLKKPDKILPCPRCNSLDTKFCYYNNNNVNQPRHFCRSCQRYWTAGGTMRNLPVGAGRRKNKNLASQYRNISIPEGLLAAGIESPNGLIHHPLFKPNGTILSFGPDLPLCEPMASALNQAEKRVSTGIQNGSHKSEVKNSSCKGGDSGDECCRGINIPTPNMMVEEGKGEPHKAVMHSINGIPSPVPCLHGVPWPFPWNAAVPVSAICPIPFPMPFFPTPYWNCSVPPWSNPWLSPPLRAANEKTSGSDPTSSLGKHSREGDLLKPSNPGGKEQSEQKYSEGSILVPKTLRIDDPDEAAKSSIWSTLGIKYDSTNRGEFFKALQPKSNDKHNKANTFPVLHTNPAALSRSITFQQGA